One Opitutaceae bacterium DNA segment encodes these proteins:
- a CDS encoding tRNA (cytidine(34)-2'-O)-methyltransferase — MTPRLHIILIRPEIPQNTGNIGRLCAFAGLRLHLIHPLGFTITDRHLRRAGMDYWKELDIRHHESWEAFTRAEQGPDRLWLLTTRGERSIWDAAFQAGDGLVFGNESSGVEPSIHEALADRRLVIPRFGPDLRSLNLSTSAGIAAYEALRQLR; from the coding sequence ATGACCCCGCGCCTGCACATTATCCTGATCCGGCCGGAGATCCCTCAGAATACCGGGAATATCGGGCGTCTTTGCGCGTTTGCCGGTCTTCGTCTCCACCTGATCCACCCGCTTGGCTTTACCATCACGGACCGCCATCTGCGCAGAGCGGGGATGGATTATTGGAAGGAACTCGATATTCGGCACCACGAGAGCTGGGAGGCGTTCACCCGCGCGGAGCAAGGCCCGGACAGGCTATGGCTTCTGACCACCCGTGGAGAGCGATCGATCTGGGATGCGGCCTTTCAGGCGGGGGACGGGCTGGTTTTCGGAAATGAGTCAAGTGGTGTGGAGCCCTCCATTCACGAAGCCCTGGCGGATCGGCGCCTTGTCATTCCCCGGTTCGGGCCGGATCTGCGCTCGCTCAACCTGTCGACGAGCGCAGGGATCGCTGCCTATGAGGCGTTGCGGCAGCTCAGGTGA
- a CDS encoding aldo/keto reductase produces the protein MKPKLNWGILGTGNIAHAFARGLQSSETGVLKAVASRKRSSADAFVAEFKSGTAHDSYEALLADPEVAAVYIATPHPLHAYWAIQCARAGKHILCEKPITLNHPDTMAVVEAAHRAGVFLMEAFMYRCHPQTARVVELIRSGAIGEVKMIQAAFGFRAGANPESRLMNNALGGGGILDVGCYPVSFSRLVAGAALGRDFADPVEVRGMGFVGPETRVDEYAAALLRFDGGIIAQVATGVRLQQDNHARIFGTEGSIDLANPWIPARDGGEWSFTLHRAGQKDPETIRGNDPRGLYGIEADTFFRSLEAGHTISPAMSPADTLGNMKTLDAWRRSFGFQYDEEKADFNRPAVHRGPVVPSPSHNMRYGRIAGLEKDISRLIMGVDNQQSLAHASVIFDDFYEQGGNAFDTAYIYGDGWSERFLGQWIKNRGLREKVVLISKGAHTPDCHPEALTRQLLKSLERLQTDHLDIYIMHRDNPDIPASVFVDVLNEHVKAGRIRIFGGSNWSIARIEEANAYAEVNGLQGFSLLSNNFSLARMVDPVWDGCVAASDPESRAWLTTHQMPLLPWSSQARGFFTDRAGPDKTFDRELVRCWYSDDNFKRRERAIELAESKGVLPINIALAYVLCQPFPVFALFGPRTLEETRTSLPGLDVALTPEELRYLNLETGTV, from the coding sequence ATGAAGCCTAAACTGAACTGGGGCATCCTCGGAACCGGTAACATCGCGCACGCTTTTGCTCGCGGACTGCAGAGCTCGGAAACGGGGGTCCTGAAGGCCGTGGCCAGTCGGAAGCGTTCCTCCGCTGACGCCTTTGTCGCCGAATTCAAATCGGGCACGGCCCACGACTCCTACGAGGCCCTCCTCGCGGACCCGGAGGTGGCGGCCGTCTATATCGCGACGCCCCACCCGCTCCACGCCTACTGGGCGATCCAATGCGCCCGGGCCGGCAAGCACATTCTCTGCGAGAAGCCCATCACCCTCAATCATCCCGACACCATGGCGGTGGTCGAAGCGGCCCACCGGGCCGGAGTCTTCCTGATGGAGGCCTTCATGTACCGCTGCCATCCCCAGACGGCCCGAGTCGTCGAATTGATCCGCTCCGGTGCCATCGGCGAGGTAAAAATGATCCAGGCCGCCTTCGGCTTCCGGGCCGGGGCCAATCCGGAAAGCCGTTTGATGAACAATGCCCTTGGCGGCGGCGGGATCCTCGATGTCGGATGCTACCCGGTCTCTTTCTCCCGCCTGGTGGCCGGCGCGGCCCTCGGACGCGATTTCGCCGACCCGGTCGAGGTTCGCGGTATGGGGTTTGTCGGACCCGAGACTCGGGTCGACGAATACGCCGCCGCTCTTCTGCGCTTTGACGGCGGGATCATCGCCCAGGTCGCCACCGGAGTGCGCCTGCAGCAGGACAATCATGCCCGGATCTTCGGAACGGAGGGCTCGATCGATCTGGCCAACCCGTGGATTCCCGCCCGCGACGGTGGCGAATGGTCCTTCACCCTTCATCGCGCCGGCCAGAAGGATCCTGAGACGATCAGGGGAAACGACCCCCGCGGGCTCTACGGAATCGAAGCCGATACCTTTTTCCGCTCGCTCGAGGCCGGTCACACCATCTCCCCGGCCATGTCCCCCGCCGATACCCTCGGCAATATGAAGACGCTCGACGCGTGGCGGCGGAGCTTCGGCTTCCAGTACGACGAGGAGAAAGCGGACTTCAACCGGCCCGCCGTCCACCGTGGGCCCGTCGTTCCCTCCCCCTCGCACAATATGCGCTACGGCCGGATTGCCGGGCTTGAAAAGGATATCTCCCGCCTGATCATGGGCGTCGACAATCAGCAGAGCCTCGCCCACGCCTCAGTCATTTTCGATGATTTCTATGAACAGGGCGGCAATGCCTTCGACACCGCCTACATCTACGGTGACGGCTGGTCGGAACGCTTCCTCGGTCAGTGGATCAAGAACCGGGGTCTGCGGGAGAAGGTTGTCCTCATCTCCAAGGGCGCCCACACCCCGGATTGTCATCCCGAGGCACTCACCCGGCAGTTGCTCAAATCGCTCGAACGCCTCCAGACCGACCATCTCGACATCTACATCATGCATCGGGACAATCCGGATATCCCGGCCAGTGTGTTTGTCGACGTCCTGAACGAGCACGTCAAAGCCGGACGCATCCGGATCTTCGGCGGATCGAATTGGAGCATCGCCCGGATCGAGGAGGCCAATGCGTATGCCGAGGTCAATGGCCTCCAGGGCTTTTCCCTTCTGAGCAACAATTTCAGCCTGGCCCGCATGGTCGACCCGGTCTGGGACGGCTGCGTGGCCGCCTCCGATCCGGAAAGCCGCGCCTGGCTGACCACCCACCAGATGCCCCTTCTGCCCTGGTCCAGCCAGGCCCGCGGTTTCTTCACCGACCGGGCCGGCCCGGACAAGACTTTCGACCGGGAACTGGTCCGCTGCTGGTACAGTGACGACAACTTCAAGCGTCGCGAACGGGCCATCGAACTGGCCGAGAGCAAAGGGGTCCTCCCCATCAATATCGCCCTCGCCTATGTCCTCTGCCAACCCTTCCCCGTCTTCGCCCTCTTCGGCCCCCGGACCCTGGAAGAGACCCGGACCTCCCTCCCCGGCCTCGATGTCGCGCTCACCCCGGAGGAGCTCCGTTACCTCAATCTCGAGACGGGCACTGTTTGA
- a CDS encoding sialidase family protein — protein sequence MGSPPNSPDRAAGLMEGMAARPFARADIFRHPPVSGSNPPPELAAVRKNESSCVVILADGSWFVTWSQGSFEGSQDEKIVGAVSRDLGLTWSAPLKITGSTREYRRSYGCPFVVPGSGRVYLFLHEGRHPGNGIAANSPEVDCGSLGFLYSDDHGTTWSDVSSIVLPDRDISMFPDRIHGHLNHPPQLMPGGRVVLPLSFYARPGSMRRDWQLVAGETALLWCENILTEPDPRNLRFTLLPESPRGIRADLLKHVDNPAVIRLAEAFRGYPDSLAYNSQELTVVPLSDGRWVGACRTYLGSPGFTVSSDQGHTWSPVERLRYHPDGGFIDHPHTMCPMARLPDGRFILLFTNNDGTRNGAEHVWDGGCRTRNPQWFVIGREIAGETRNGGLVFGEPRILASADEREALDGFRASTCTGISMPQYFACDGRHFVQYGLKKEHILLDEIPQAVIDAMTP from the coding sequence ATGGGATCACCTCCGAATTCGCCGGACCGGGCAGCCGGCCTGATGGAGGGCATGGCCGCGCGGCCGTTTGCCCGAGCCGACATCTTTCGCCATCCCCCCGTCAGCGGCTCCAATCCACCTCCGGAGTTGGCGGCGGTCCGCAAGAATGAATCGAGCTGCGTTGTCATCCTGGCCGACGGAAGCTGGTTCGTCACTTGGAGCCAGGGCTCCTTTGAGGGATCCCAAGATGAAAAGATTGTCGGTGCGGTGAGCCGGGACCTGGGGCTGACCTGGAGTGCCCCGCTGAAAATCACGGGCTCGACCCGCGAATACCGCCGATCCTATGGCTGTCCGTTCGTCGTGCCAGGGAGCGGGCGCGTCTACCTGTTTCTCCATGAGGGTCGCCATCCCGGAAACGGCATCGCCGCGAACAGCCCCGAGGTGGATTGCGGAAGCCTCGGTTTCCTCTACTCCGACGACCATGGAACAACCTGGTCGGACGTCTCTTCGATCGTTCTGCCCGATCGCGATATCAGCATGTTTCCCGACCGGATCCATGGTCACCTCAACCATCCGCCTCAGCTCATGCCGGGTGGTCGGGTCGTGCTGCCGCTGAGTTTCTACGCGCGTCCCGGGAGCATGCGGCGTGACTGGCAGTTGGTGGCCGGCGAGACTGCGCTGCTCTGGTGCGAGAACATCCTGACGGAACCGGATCCGCGAAACCTGCGCTTCACCCTTCTTCCGGAAAGTCCCCGGGGCATCCGCGCCGATCTCCTCAAGCATGTCGATAACCCGGCGGTGATTCGACTGGCAGAAGCTTTTCGAGGCTACCCCGACAGCCTCGCCTACAATTCGCAGGAATTGACCGTGGTGCCCTTATCCGACGGACGCTGGGTGGGGGCTTGCCGGACCTACCTCGGTTCACCGGGATTCACGGTCTCTTCGGATCAGGGCCATACGTGGTCCCCGGTTGAGCGTCTGCGCTACCATCCGGACGGCGGGTTCATCGACCATCCGCACACCATGTGTCCGATGGCCCGTTTGCCCGATGGTCGGTTCATCCTTCTCTTCACCAACAACGACGGGACCCGTAACGGGGCCGAGCATGTGTGGGATGGAGGATGTCGTACGCGCAATCCGCAGTGGTTTGTCATCGGCCGGGAAATCGCCGGCGAGACACGCAATGGCGGGCTGGTATTCGGCGAGCCGCGCATCCTGGCCTCGGCGGACGAAAGGGAGGCTCTGGATGGGTTCCGGGCGTCGACCTGCACCGGCATTTCCATGCCTCAATACTTTGCGTGCGACGGCCGACATTTCGTTCAGTACGGCCTGAAGAAGGAACACATCCTCCTCGATGAGATTCCGCAGGCGGTGATCGATGCGATGACCCCTTGA
- the smpB gene encoding SsrA-binding protein SmpB, which translates to MSAAQKKPGKLPEIRNSKVGRDYVIGERFEAGIVLTGTEVKSVRGAQAQISDAFCKIEKGQVLLYGAYISEYVFGNINNHAVRRPRRLLLHRREIGKLQKAVEAGGKALVPLRIYFKGGLIKIELALCTGKKLYDKRETLKKKTELLEIDRMMKFHR; encoded by the coding sequence ATGTCCGCGGCCCAAAAGAAACCGGGAAAACTGCCGGAGATCCGCAACTCCAAGGTGGGTCGCGATTATGTGATCGGGGAGCGTTTTGAGGCGGGAATCGTGCTGACCGGAACCGAGGTCAAATCGGTCCGCGGGGCCCAGGCCCAGATCTCGGATGCGTTCTGCAAAATCGAAAAAGGCCAGGTTCTCCTCTACGGAGCCTATATCAGCGAGTACGTCTTCGGGAACATCAACAATCACGCCGTTCGGCGCCCGCGCCGCCTGCTCCTGCACCGGAGGGAGATTGGCAAGCTCCAGAAGGCGGTTGAGGCCGGGGGGAAGGCCCTGGTGCCCCTCCGGATCTATTTCAAGGGAGGGTTGATCAAGATCGAACTCGCCCTCTGCACCGGCAAGAAACTTTACGACAAGCGGGAAACGCTCAAGAAGAAGACCGAATTGCTTGAGATCGACCGGATGATGAAGTTTCACCGCTGA
- a CDS encoding alpha/beta hydrolase codes for MSALIQAQSEPVVIPLWVNGAPGYEDRRDEPELARDYWVRNIHNPSITVFRPPAEAANGCAVVIAPGGGFRELVFDAEGRQAAEYLNSIGVTAFALKYRLPDEAGSPYSYENVREDAYRAMRLVRSRAAEFGIDPHRIGMLGFSAGGAVVLSIVFEKGDGDPSAPDPIDRVNGRPDFQMMVYPGGDIPDTIPGDTPPAFLLCANDDDYGCDDETVELFTKFRAANVPVELHMLAQGKHAFNMGDRSDLLSVRHWPERMKEWLIDSGWLQVGQAD; via the coding sequence ATGTCCGCACTCATCCAGGCGCAATCGGAACCGGTCGTGATTCCTCTTTGGGTAAACGGGGCACCCGGTTATGAGGATCGCCGCGACGAACCGGAACTGGCCCGGGATTACTGGGTCCGGAACATTCACAATCCGTCGATCACCGTCTTTCGCCCGCCGGCTGAAGCGGCCAACGGATGCGCGGTGGTGATCGCACCGGGCGGAGGCTTCCGTGAACTGGTCTTCGACGCGGAGGGCCGGCAGGCGGCCGAGTATCTCAATTCCATCGGAGTGACGGCCTTCGCCCTCAAGTACCGGCTGCCCGATGAAGCGGGGTCACCCTACAGTTACGAGAATGTCCGAGAGGATGCCTATCGGGCGATGCGCCTGGTGCGGAGTCGGGCGGCCGAGTTTGGAATCGACCCGCACCGGATCGGCATGCTCGGTTTCTCGGCCGGTGGGGCGGTCGTGCTCTCAATTGTCTTTGAAAAGGGTGATGGAGATCCCTCGGCGCCCGATCCGATTGACCGGGTCAACGGACGCCCGGATTTCCAGATGATGGTCTATCCCGGAGGAGACATTCCGGATACGATTCCCGGAGATACCCCTCCAGCCTTTCTGCTCTGCGCGAACGACGACGATTACGGGTGCGACGATGAAACGGTGGAACTCTTCACCAAATTCCGGGCCGCGAATGTCCCGGTGGAATTGCACATGCTCGCCCAGGGCAAACATGCCTTCAATATGGGCGATCGTTCGGACCTCCTTTCTGTCCGTCACTGGCCGGAGCGGATGAAGGAATGGCTGATCGACAGCGGTTGGCTCCAGGTCGGGCAGGCGGACTGA
- a CDS encoding MBL fold metallo-hydrolase, protein MNNLSGVLAGMLLIAGVTAAEPSVRLTPLRAGISMIEYKGGVMVLLTGEDGPLLVDSQYAEGYEMIRDAVAGLTPDPVRYLINTHFHLDHTGGNLGFGSAGAVIFAQEETRRLLESPQYLWPFDMSQDAFAAPAIPGVTFPDRIILNLNGQTVEVYHPGPAHTGGDAIVFFHQANIVHVGDIFVLYRYPFIDTTHGGSLPGTIAACEALLPRVNDDTLIITGHGGLAVAVS, encoded by the coding sequence ATGAACAATCTTTCCGGCGTGCTGGCCGGCATGCTCCTGATTGCCGGTGTCACCGCGGCCGAACCCTCGGTCAGGTTGACCCCCTTGCGGGCGGGAATCTCCATGATTGAATACAAGGGAGGCGTGATGGTCCTGCTCACGGGGGAGGACGGTCCACTGCTGGTGGATTCCCAATATGCCGAAGGCTATGAGATGATCCGTGATGCGGTGGCCGGGTTGACTCCCGATCCGGTTCGTTACCTGATCAACACCCATTTTCATCTGGATCATACCGGAGGAAATCTGGGATTTGGATCCGCGGGTGCGGTCATTTTTGCCCAGGAGGAGACCCGCCGTCTACTGGAGTCGCCTCAGTATCTCTGGCCGTTCGACATGAGCCAGGACGCCTTTGCGGCGCCGGCGATACCGGGTGTCACCTTTCCCGATCGGATCATTCTGAACCTGAACGGTCAGACGGTGGAGGTTTACCATCCGGGCCCCGCCCATACCGGTGGCGATGCGATCGTCTTCTTCCATCAGGCCAATATCGTGCACGTCGGAGACATCTTCGTGCTCTACCGTTATCCGTTCATTGATACGACCCATGGTGGATCCCTTCCGGGAACCATCGCGGCCTGCGAAGCCCTCCTGCCGCGGGTGAACGACGATACGCTCATCATCACCGGGCACGGCGGACTGGCGGTCGCTGTGAGTTGA
- a CDS encoding thioredoxin family protein, giving the protein MESTQKQSFTLPLGASAPDFRLPATDGKTYSLDDFNDARVLVLFFTCNHCPYVTGSDEVTRQTAERFAGQGVQFVGINSNSVKTYAEDSFDHMVERMKSHQFPWIYLHDKSQDVARAYGALRTPHFYVFDAARRLVYTGRAVDSPRNTERMTTNDLADALEDHLAGRPIRKPLTNPIGCNVKWDGKDAHWMPAEACDLV; this is encoded by the coding sequence ATGGAATCCACTCAGAAACAGTCATTCACCCTTCCATTGGGAGCTTCGGCCCCTGACTTTCGTCTGCCCGCGACCGATGGGAAGACCTACAGTCTCGACGACTTCAATGACGCCCGGGTTCTCGTTCTCTTCTTCACCTGCAACCACTGCCCGTATGTGACCGGGTCCGACGAAGTCACCCGCCAGACGGCCGAACGCTTCGCCGGTCAGGGTGTCCAGTTCGTCGGGATCAACTCGAACAGCGTGAAGACCTACGCGGAGGATTCCTTCGATCACATGGTGGAGCGGATGAAGTCGCACCAATTCCCCTGGATCTACCTGCACGACAAGAGCCAGGACGTGGCCCGTGCCTACGGCGCATTGCGCACCCCTCACTTCTACGTCTTCGATGCCGCGCGCAGGCTGGTCTATACGGGACGCGCCGTGGACAGTCCGCGCAATACCGAACGCATGACGACCAACGACCTCGCCGATGCCCTCGAGGATCATCTGGCAGGGCGGCCGATCCGGAAACCCCTGACCAACCCGATCGGCTGCAACGTCAAGTGGGACGGCAAGGACGCCCACTGGATGCCGGCCGAGGCCTGCGACCTGGTTTAG
- a CDS encoding small basic protein, giving the protein MSQHPSFKSSSSLQVKRNVLKRFERVDLLKKRGEFKDGDRVVGLKKTKPEE; this is encoded by the coding sequence ATGTCACAGCATCCCAGTTTCAAGTCCTCCAGCAGTCTCCAGGTCAAGCGCAACGTCCTCAAGCGCTTCGAACGCGTCGATCTGCTGAAAAAGCGCGGCGAATTCAAGGACGGCGACCGCGTCGTCGGCCTGAAGAAGACCAAGCCCGAGGAATAA
- a CDS encoding class I SAM-dependent methyltransferase, with amino-acid sequence MSLKNLQSLSVRFFSRFRHLMAMMRSWIEDRPSLAAWFFPEHSAETEYRLYNGRMFADLFEQERMLADQPRMAFYHQLINRHIKAGDRVVDLGTGTGILAALAARQGAGHVYAIDHSEILTQARTLAAANHVENVEFIATHSSRFKTQEPVDVILHEQMGDCLFDEGMVANVADLRDRVLKPGGLILPSLFEFHCEPVMLDDLRFVPFIWDLNVHGYDYSSLEGHRPEDPNYYRQVGGDRELVDHFLCEPMPAFSFDLHTVREAELSRDLTFTRRVVRAGRLDGYAIYFRARAGELSLTTDPTDPHRAPHWGYRILRTDREDYEVGDEIETRLAVDRWSDLDSWRWHSHKRVATGPVNKL; translated from the coding sequence ATGTCTCTTAAAAACCTGCAGAGTCTCAGCGTCCGCTTCTTCAGCCGCTTCCGACACCTCATGGCGATGATGCGCAGCTGGATCGAAGACCGACCCAGTCTGGCCGCATGGTTTTTCCCGGAGCATTCCGCTGAAACGGAGTATCGACTGTACAATGGCCGGATGTTTGCCGACCTCTTCGAGCAGGAACGGATGCTCGCGGATCAACCGCGAATGGCCTTCTACCACCAACTGATCAACCGCCACATCAAGGCCGGCGACCGGGTCGTCGATCTGGGGACCGGGACCGGGATTCTCGCTGCCCTGGCAGCCCGGCAGGGCGCCGGGCATGTCTATGCGATTGATCATTCCGAGATCCTGACCCAGGCGCGGACCCTGGCGGCGGCCAATCACGTGGAGAACGTCGAGTTCATCGCGACCCACAGCAGCCGGTTCAAAACACAAGAGCCGGTCGACGTCATCCTGCATGAGCAGATGGGGGACTGCCTCTTTGACGAGGGGATGGTTGCCAACGTGGCGGATCTGCGCGACCGGGTGCTCAAGCCCGGAGGACTCATCCTGCCGAGCCTCTTCGAATTCCATTGCGAGCCGGTCATGTTGGACGACCTCCGTTTTGTGCCCTTCATCTGGGATCTCAATGTTCATGGCTACGACTACTCGAGTCTCGAAGGACACCGGCCGGAGGACCCCAATTACTACCGACAGGTGGGCGGCGACCGGGAACTGGTCGACCATTTCCTTTGCGAGCCAATGCCCGCGTTCTCCTTCGACCTGCACACCGTCCGCGAGGCCGAACTTTCCCGCGACCTTACGTTCACGCGCCGCGTGGTCCGGGCCGGACGTCTGGACGGGTATGCGATCTACTTCCGGGCCCGGGCGGGTGAACTGAGCCTGACCACCGATCCGACGGACCCGCACCGTGCGCCGCATTGGGGCTACCGCATCCTGCGGACCGATCGCGAGGATTATGAAGTGGGCGACGAGATCGAAACCCGTTTGGCGGTCGACCGCTGGTCGGATCTCGATTCCTGGCGGTGGCACAGCCACAAGCGGGTCGCGACGGGGCCGGTAAACAAACTGTAG
- a CDS encoding DNA-directed RNA polymerase subunit omega → MRDDYLRDASAVIPDSGLLINVISRRVKQLRRGNRPLVESLEKLSLEDIALREVIEGKISYEFID, encoded by the coding sequence TTGAGAGACGACTATCTAAGAGATGCAAGCGCGGTCATCCCGGATTCGGGACTGTTGATCAACGTGATTTCGCGTCGGGTCAAGCAGCTGCGCCGTGGCAACCGCCCCCTGGTGGAATCGCTGGAAAAGCTGAGCCTGGAGGACATTGCGTTGCGCGAAGTCATCGAGGGAAAGATCAGCTACGAGTTTATCGACTGA
- a CDS encoding GntR family transcriptional regulator, which translates to MFLSNPSLVELPSDALQRATLPDRIYTILKRRLLTGKIKPGQRLFEKDLSTSLGVSRTPLREALNRLANEGLVTSLPNTGISATPLTSAGFRKLNELRLVVESQVAMRAASRATPEDIAAMREAADMPPVDISRSETFEAYCQANARFHLLVVRSTGNSLFEGIVMAALDHFQIPAYLGFGPQTDSNNPSQRHNELVDAIEARDEAKAHAIMSQHVISGGDRILAALIEAGY; encoded by the coding sequence ATGTTTCTCTCCAATCCATCACTCGTCGAGCTCCCATCCGATGCATTGCAGCGGGCCACCCTTCCCGACCGCATCTATACCATCCTGAAGCGACGCCTTCTAACCGGAAAGATCAAGCCCGGCCAGCGCCTTTTTGAGAAAGATCTCTCCACCAGCCTGGGCGTGTCGCGCACACCCCTGCGAGAAGCCCTGAATCGCCTGGCCAACGAAGGTCTCGTGACCAGTCTGCCCAATACCGGAATCAGCGCCACCCCGTTGACTTCCGCAGGCTTCCGCAAGCTCAACGAACTGCGTCTGGTGGTGGAATCGCAGGTCGCCATGCGCGCAGCCTCCCGGGCCACTCCCGAAGATATAGCCGCCATGCGCGAAGCCGCCGACATGCCGCCGGTCGACATTTCACGGTCCGAGACCTTCGAAGCCTATTGCCAGGCCAATGCCCGGTTCCATCTTCTGGTTGTCCGTTCGACCGGGAACTCGCTCTTTGAAGGGATCGTCATGGCGGCCCTGGATCACTTCCAGATACCCGCCTACCTTGGTTTTGGACCCCAGACCGATTCGAACAATCCCAGCCAACGCCATAACGAGCTGGTCGATGCGATCGAGGCCCGCGACGAAGCCAAAGCCCACGCCATCATGAGCCAGCACGTGATCAGCGGAGGCGATCGGATCCTCGCTGCCCTGATCGAGGCCGGCTACTGA
- a CDS encoding TIM barrel protein, with translation MKIGIDTFSFHINQAAGDYDVFATLDLLEQWGLQGLQININGPNGRFLGGDPADRRHVQKVRRAIESRGFFVEVGGSGTCLERLEPQLRLAAALGADVLRTLLVFRESAAGTFERTRDEMQAVLPLARELGVRLAFENHEDVKAAELRTFLDGMEDPFVGACLDTGNDLVVYGDPMEAAVLLAPRAISTHIKDQKLIRVGEAVYSVGVPLGTGDLPLRNQLKEILGTGSLDRLLLQDTTGYSSRLNRFDRADLSPVSDYAGIPCFPDRDSAAAAGYLMGLEGLSVDRLREEAHRQHERIAEDIRNLRFWLEAAGKHDEGGSDRTDHDLYQSR, from the coding sequence ATGAAAATCGGAATTGATACCTTCTCCTTCCACATCAACCAGGCGGCCGGTGACTACGACGTCTTTGCCACCCTGGATCTTCTCGAGCAATGGGGGCTGCAAGGCCTTCAGATCAATATCAATGGCCCGAACGGGCGATTTCTCGGTGGAGATCCGGCAGACCGCCGCCACGTGCAAAAGGTGCGTCGGGCCATCGAATCGAGAGGGTTCTTCGTGGAGGTGGGTGGGAGCGGAACCTGCCTCGAACGCCTGGAGCCCCAATTGAGATTGGCGGCCGCGCTGGGTGCGGATGTCCTGCGGACCCTCCTGGTCTTTCGGGAATCCGCCGCCGGGACGTTCGAGAGGACCCGCGACGAAATGCAGGCGGTGCTCCCGCTGGCCCGCGAACTGGGTGTGCGCCTCGCCTTTGAGAACCACGAGGATGTGAAGGCAGCCGAATTGCGAACGTTTCTCGACGGTATGGAAGATCCCTTTGTCGGCGCGTGTCTGGACACGGGGAACGATCTGGTCGTTTACGGTGATCCGATGGAGGCGGCGGTCCTGCTGGCGCCGCGGGCCATTTCCACTCACATCAAGGATCAGAAACTGATCCGGGTTGGCGAGGCGGTTTACAGCGTGGGCGTTCCTCTGGGAACGGGCGATCTTCCGCTGCGGAACCAACTCAAGGAAATCCTGGGAACCGGTTCACTTGATCGGTTGCTGCTGCAGGATACGACGGGTTATTCATCAAGGTTGAACCGTTTCGATCGCGCGGATTTGAGTCCGGTTTCAGACTATGCCGGGATTCCCTGTTTCCCTGACCGGGACTCGGCGGCCGCTGCCGGCTACCTGATGGGGCTCGAAGGCCTGTCGGTCGACCGCCTGCGCGAAGAGGCGCACCGGCAGCACGAGCGGATCGCAGAGGATATCCGGAACCTTCGGTTTTGGCTGGAGGCGGCGGGAAAACACGATGAAGGTGGATCCGACCGAACCGATCATGATTTATACCAATCCCGATAA
- a CDS encoding aldo/keto reductase: MIYTNPDKPGVPLSAVGLGGHEFLPDGRSRGFNEDFANAVKPGYKASGYGTATRRDLLRKALERGINFLDVTIDPEKEALGRNLKEIGTVDPVFIQTRPEGMGYGYDPGNRKMLDIAVLKAEVKRILALMGRERIDFLNFPILQSALDEDPDYLAKTRDIVETLKGEGLIRFATSDNFSGEATYLAQIEAGCFDALVVNFSFADDAARGQVLPRAAAAGMAVITRELFQKGQLFRMGAEAGLADTHLLARLALKWNLQVPEVTTSIIGSRDVSELENCLSVLDSPQLSPEEEGLLDRLRQTSVFREYAEPRRRKFLGG, encoded by the coding sequence ATGATTTATACCAATCCCGATAAGCCGGGGGTCCCGCTTTCCGCGGTTGGTCTCGGCGGGCATGAATTCCTGCCCGACGGCCGGTCCCGTGGGTTCAACGAGGATTTTGCCAATGCGGTCAAACCGGGATACAAAGCGAGTGGATACGGGACGGCGACGCGTCGGGATCTGCTGCGGAAGGCCCTCGAGAGGGGAATCAACTTCCTCGACGTGACCATCGACCCCGAGAAGGAAGCGCTGGGCCGCAACCTCAAGGAAATCGGGACAGTCGATCCGGTGTTTATCCAGACCCGTCCGGAGGGGATGGGCTACGGATACGATCCGGGGAATCGCAAGATGCTGGACATCGCCGTCCTCAAGGCGGAGGTGAAGCGGATCCTGGCGCTGATGGGTCGCGAGCGGATTGACTTCCTGAATTTCCCGATTCTTCAGAGTGCCCTCGACGAAGACCCGGACTACCTGGCAAAGACCCGTGACATTGTGGAGACCCTCAAGGGCGAGGGCCTCATCCGGTTTGCCACGTCGGACAATTTCTCCGGTGAAGCAACCTATCTGGCCCAGATCGAGGCGGGTTGCTTTGACGCCCTCGTGGTGAACTTCAGTTTCGCCGACGATGCGGCCCGCGGACAGGTGCTGCCCCGGGCGGCGGCGGCCGGCATGGCGGTGATCACGCGCGAGCTTTTTCAAAAAGGGCAGCTCTTCCGGATGGGCGCGGAGGCCGGTCTCGCCGACACCCATCTGCTGGCGCGACTCGCCTTGAAATGGAATCTGCAGGTGCCCGAAGTGACGACCTCAATCATCGGTTCCCGGGATGTCTCGGAATTGGAGAACTGCCTGTCGGTGCTCGATTCCCCGCAACTTTCTCCGGAGGAGGAAGGCCTGCTCGATCGTCTGCGGCAGACGTCCGTATTTCGTGAATACGCGGAGCCCCGCCGCCGGAAGTTCCTGGGTGGTTGA